From bacterium HR11:
TCCTCTTCTAAGCCACAGGCCCGAAGGGCCCGGTAGGCTTCGTAAGCCAGCTCGAGGCGCTCCGCCGGGGTCAGCCGCGTCGTCTCCTCTGTAGCACACAGGACGATGACCTCAGGCCGGAACCGGCCGATGACGTCCAGGGCCGCCGGGTGGAGGGGATAGGCCGCCAGGGAGTTCACGACAGGCCGCACGGGACATCGGGGCAGAAGGCGGGCCCACGCCGTCGGGTCCGGCCAGTCGATCACGGGCCGGACGTCGGGGGCCGTCTCGTGAAGGCGCTGAATGAGGGTTTCGTAGAGAGCCGCCCGGTCCGCCTCCGGCCCGTCGACCTGGACGTCGATGCCGTACACGCCCGCCCGGGCCAAGCGTCGAATGAGCCGGTCGACCCAGGCCCACCGGCTTTCGGCCAAGGCCCGCCGCACGGCGGGCCGCACGCTGTTGAGATTCTGGGCGATCAGCCGATAGGTACGCATTGCGACTGTCCCGGCGATTCGATACAATGGGGCGGGTGCGGGGCGGAGACCTGGGCACCCGAGACCCTCGACGGAGGCGGCCCGTGGTCGAGTTAGTCATTCCAAGCCAGCTGTCCTTTCTGACGCTGGCCGAGGAAGTCGCCCGGGCCCTCATCTCGGGCTATGCGCTTTCGGAAGAGGACCGGGACTTTGCCCTCCTGGCCGTCCACGAGGCCGTCGCCAACGCCATCGTTCACGGCAACCGCCAGGACCCCCGCCGGGTCGTGTCCCTGCGGTTCATTTTAGAGCCGCACGGCTTCTACGTCGAGGTCCAGGACCAGGGCAACGGCTTCGAACCCGAGGCCGTCCCGGATCCTACGAAGCCGGAGAATCTGCTGAGCCCTCACGGGCGGGGCCTGCTGTTCATCCGGACCCTGATGACGGAGGTCGAGTTCGCGCGGACGCCCGAGGGCATGCGGGTCCGCATGTACAAGGCGGCTCCTTACCGGCCCGAGCGGGCGGAGGGCACGTAAAGGGGCATCCGGTCGTCCGGCCGTACGCCCTGCGTCCAAGCCCCGCTCGTGAGAGCGGGGTCGCGAGGGGATAGACTCCAGACCGCTGACCCGGAGGATGACCGTATTACCCGACGGCGGAACTCCCGAATGCCCGTTGGATGTCAGCGATGGGAGAGACCCGAGAAAGTCCGTTTCAGTATATCGGCTCCCTGACCGACATGCCCGTCCC
This genomic window contains:
- the acsE gene encoding 5-methyltetrahydrofolate:corrinoid/iron-sulfur protein co-methyltransferase, producing the protein MRTYRLIAQNLNSVRPAVRRALAESRWAWVDRLIRRLARAGVYGIDVQVDGPEADRAALYETLIQRLHETAPDVRPVIDWPDPTAWARLLPRCPVRPVVNSLAAYPLHPAALDVIGRFRPEVIVLCATEETTRLTPAERLELAYEAYRALRACGLEEEAIYFDAVLFPLVYRRPGTDPMDTLETIRRLRDHFPRCHVLVGLANLTFRWGADERAKAACQATFLAMAVAAGLDAVIMDPLVPVLRRVWSAAQAIVKGDG
- the spoIIAB gene encoding Anti-sigma F factor — encoded protein: MVELVIPSQLSFLTLAEEVARALISGYALSEEDRDFALLAVHEAVANAIVHGNRQDPRRVVSLRFILEPHGFYVEVQDQGNGFEPEAVPDPTKPENLLSPHGRGLLFIRTLMTEVEFARTPEGMRVRMYKAAPYRPERAEGT